A genomic segment from Brucella pseudogrignonensis encodes:
- a CDS encoding MFS transporter, protein MPVALIALTIAAYAIGTTEFVIVGLLPTVASDLNITLPLAGLIVSVYALGVTFGAPILTALTGRLERKPLLLGLMALFIAGNMVAASAPSYEILMVGRVLSAFAHGVFFSVGATIAADLVPENKRASAIAMMFMGLTIAIVTGVPLGTWIGQNFGWRATFWAVSAIGLVALVGIAALLPRALPKAEPASLMDQLRVLGSGRLLIVYGMTALGYGGTFVAFTYLTPILQDITGFSADSVSYILVLYGIAIAIGNIVGGRISNADPVRALTVLFVLQAIVLVLFSFSAVSPLFTLITLAALGFLQFANVPGLQLYVVQLAKEYRPGAVDVASALNIAAFNLGIALGAWLGGMVVESQLGLVSTPWVGAILVAGALGLTVLSGVLDRRTETRVATVV, encoded by the coding sequence ATGCCTGTCGCTCTCATTGCTCTTACGATCGCTGCCTATGCGATCGGGACGACCGAATTTGTGATCGTTGGCTTGCTGCCGACGGTCGCTTCGGATCTGAATATCACTTTGCCGCTCGCCGGATTGATCGTCAGCGTTTATGCGCTTGGCGTCACCTTTGGCGCTCCAATCCTCACGGCCCTGACCGGTCGTCTTGAACGCAAGCCATTGCTGCTCGGCCTGATGGCGCTGTTCATCGCTGGCAACATGGTTGCAGCTTCTGCCCCAAGCTATGAAATCCTGATGGTCGGGCGCGTGCTGTCGGCCTTTGCGCACGGCGTTTTCTTCTCGGTCGGTGCCACCATCGCGGCTGATCTCGTGCCGGAAAACAAACGTGCTTCGGCTATCGCCATGATGTTCATGGGCCTGACAATTGCAATCGTTACCGGCGTGCCGCTCGGCACATGGATCGGCCAGAACTTTGGCTGGCGTGCAACCTTCTGGGCTGTTTCGGCTATCGGCCTTGTGGCTCTCGTCGGTATTGCAGCCCTTCTGCCGCGTGCATTGCCGAAGGCTGAACCAGCATCGCTCATGGATCAGCTGCGTGTTCTGGGCTCTGGTCGCTTGCTGATTGTCTATGGCATGACGGCACTTGGTTATGGCGGTACGTTTGTGGCCTTCACCTATCTCACCCCGATCCTGCAGGATATTACCGGCTTTTCCGCAGATTCCGTCAGCTACATTCTCGTGCTTTATGGCATTGCCATTGCCATCGGCAATATCGTCGGTGGACGCATTTCAAACGCCGATCCGGTGCGTGCGCTGACTGTTCTGTTCGTGTTGCAGGCGATTGTGCTGGTGCTGTTCAGCTTTAGTGCTGTGTCCCCGCTTTTCACGCTGATCACGCTTGCGGCCCTCGGCTTCCTGCAGTTCGCAAATGTTCCCGGTCTGCAGCTCTATGTGGTGCAGCTTGCCAAGGAATACCGTCCGGGGGCTGTCGATGTCGCTTCCGCGCTGAATATTGCAGCGTTCAATCTCGGCATTGCGCTTGGCGCCTGGCTCGGAGGCATGGTGGTCGAAAGCCAGCTCGGTCTCGTCTCAACCCCTTGGGTTGGTGCAATTCTCGTCGCGGGTGCTCTTGGCCTCACAGTTTTGAGCGGCGTGCTTGACCGCCGCACCGAAACCCGCGTTGCAACCGTTGTTTGA
- a CDS encoding outer membrane beta-barrel protein, with product MLFANIPSGAPSPFARRLRSLLLAGCALAISNSPAFSQDVSLRGSLGDDNLFVSSNENDTYRDGDPANLNTSSQDDFQDDSYTPPAPPKPTGASAATKLSEEEAPRFLATDNMPVGAITVQEREDTGRARRENLPMLPEQGRRATQGADLFAPIGIRTGNFILRPSLEQGIRATTNGDNSSTGSSAVLSETTLRLNAESDWGRHEAKIDASGTMSKSISGQDVSEPRVDVQGNLRFDLSDQTTVNAGAGYKLRRESASSPNGVTDALKRPLVHTINGSLGIERDTGLVFGRATGRLEHDSYGNAELSSGGTVSQKDRDNTYASVTLRGGFAISPALKPFAEVELGKRIFDERVDSNGYERSGSQYGLRAGLMFDRGEKFNGEFSAGYMRANSDDSRLADVSGPSLAAAINWSPLRGTDVQLYARTMVDTSTTPGVAGALLHFASLEVTRRVRSDLSLNGKLDLNIRDNKDGTGTDYTIGAQIGATYWINRFVGIDARLRHEFQTSQISYREYHANSIYVGMKVQR from the coding sequence ATGCTTTTTGCGAATATCCCATCCGGCGCTCCCTCGCCTTTTGCCCGCAGGCTGAGAAGCCTGTTGCTGGCAGGATGCGCCTTGGCAATCAGCAATTCGCCAGCATTTTCTCAAGACGTCTCGCTACGCGGCAGCCTCGGCGACGACAACCTCTTCGTTTCTTCAAATGAAAACGACACCTATCGCGATGGCGATCCTGCAAATCTGAATACGTCTTCACAGGACGACTTTCAAGACGATTCCTACACCCCCCCTGCCCCGCCGAAGCCCACTGGGGCATCAGCAGCAACAAAGCTTTCAGAAGAAGAAGCTCCACGTTTTCTGGCCACCGACAATATGCCGGTTGGTGCGATCACAGTGCAAGAACGCGAAGATACCGGCCGTGCCCGCCGTGAGAACCTGCCTATGCTTCCTGAACAGGGTCGCCGTGCAACACAGGGAGCGGATCTATTCGCTCCAATCGGCATTCGTACTGGTAATTTCATACTGCGTCCCTCACTCGAACAAGGCATTCGCGCGACGACCAACGGTGACAACAGTTCGACAGGTTCAAGCGCCGTGTTGTCGGAAACAACTCTCCGTCTCAATGCGGAATCGGATTGGGGACGCCATGAGGCGAAAATCGATGCTTCCGGCACGATGAGCAAATCAATCTCCGGGCAGGACGTTTCAGAACCTCGCGTCGATGTTCAAGGCAATTTGCGTTTTGATTTGAGCGACCAGACAACCGTGAATGCAGGCGCAGGCTATAAGCTGCGCCGTGAAAGCGCATCAAGCCCCAACGGCGTGACGGATGCCTTGAAACGCCCGCTTGTCCATACGATCAACGGCAGCCTAGGCATCGAACGTGACACCGGGCTGGTATTTGGTCGCGCCACAGGTCGCCTTGAGCATGACAGCTACGGCAATGCAGAACTTTCGTCTGGTGGCACTGTCAGTCAGAAGGACCGCGACAATACCTATGCCAGCGTAACGCTGCGCGGCGGTTTCGCGATTTCGCCTGCGCTTAAGCCCTTCGCCGAAGTCGAACTCGGAAAGCGGATCTTCGATGAACGGGTAGACAGTAACGGCTATGAGCGCAGCGGCTCACAATATGGGTTGCGCGCAGGTCTCATGTTTGATCGCGGTGAAAAATTCAATGGCGAATTCTCAGCGGGCTACATGCGTGCCAATAGCGACGATTCCCGCCTCGCAGATGTCAGCGGCCCATCGCTTGCGGCAGCCATCAACTGGTCGCCATTACGTGGAACCGACGTACAGCTTTATGCCCGCACCATGGTGGATACCTCGACAACGCCGGGTGTTGCAGGCGCACTGCTACACTTTGCTAGCCTTGAGGTCACACGACGTGTACGCTCTGATCTAAGCCTCAACGGCAAACTTGATCTCAATATCCGCGACAACAAGGATGGCACTGGCACGGATTACACCATCGGCGCCCAGATTGGTGCGACATACTGGATCAATCGCTTTGTCGGCATTGATGCACGACTACGGCATGAGTTTCAAACCAGCCAGATTTCCTATCGCGAGTACCACGCCAACAGCATTTATGTTGGCATGAAAGTGCAGCGATAA
- a CDS encoding NfeD family protein, translating into MIINFLSQLGLWGWFVLGLVLLILEILAPGIFFIWFGLAALITGVLAFLLGSIADFGWQLQIVLFLVFAVVFALVGRRVFGSSGRQDEPLLNRRGDQLVGQRATLTEPIINGRGRIRINDTTWRIKGPDLPAGTEVHIVSFDPITLEMEVAV; encoded by the coding sequence ATGATTATCAATTTCCTGTCACAGCTTGGGCTTTGGGGCTGGTTCGTTTTAGGACTCGTCCTGCTCATTCTGGAAATTCTGGCGCCCGGCATTTTCTTCATCTGGTTTGGCCTTGCAGCCCTTATAACAGGTGTCCTGGCTTTCCTGCTCGGTTCAATTGCGGACTTCGGTTGGCAATTGCAAATCGTGCTGTTTCTCGTTTTTGCTGTGGTTTTTGCGCTGGTGGGACGCCGCGTTTTTGGCTCCAGCGGCCGTCAGGATGAACCACTGCTCAATCGTCGCGGAGATCAGCTGGTCGGTCAGCGCGCAACTCTTACCGAACCAATCATAAACGGTCGGGGCCGCATCCGCATCAATGACACGACATGGCGTATCAAAGGCCCGGACTTACCCGCAGGTACCGAGGTTCATATTGTGTCGTTTGATCCGATAACGCTTGAGATGGAAGTGGCAGTTTAA
- a CDS encoding KpsF/GutQ family sugar-phosphate isomerase, whose amino-acid sequence MTKLDTTHEVAPAEDSIASALRTIRTENTGLLALEDALNNGLSAPFAEAVKTIVGSKGRLVVTGVGKSGHIGAKLAATFASTGTSAFFVHSAEANHGDLGMIGKDDVILAISWSGETAELKGIVNYSQRFRIPLIAITAGEESALGRAANVVLLLPKALEACPHGLAPTTSTMMQLAIGDALAIALLEARGFSPTDFKTFHPGGSLGASLVHVREIMHKGDRLPLVTVGTKMPEAMKVQAQKSFGCVIVVDQDGLLAGFISDGDISRNLSRNLSELTVDDIMTRKPRTIDKNLLTSAALSLINEKHIGALIVVEDNRPIGLVHFHDLLRIGVA is encoded by the coding sequence ATGACAAAGCTCGACACGACACACGAAGTCGCGCCTGCGGAGGATTCGATTGCCTCGGCTCTGCGCACGATCAGAACCGAAAATACGGGTCTTTTGGCGCTGGAAGATGCGCTGAACAATGGCCTGTCTGCACCGTTTGCTGAAGCAGTAAAGACGATCGTTGGCTCTAAAGGCCGTCTGGTAGTGACAGGCGTTGGTAAAAGCGGCCATATTGGTGCCAAGCTTGCAGCAACATTCGCTTCCACGGGCACTTCGGCTTTCTTCGTGCATTCTGCCGAAGCCAATCATGGCGACCTTGGCATGATCGGCAAGGATGACGTCATTCTCGCGATTTCTTGGTCCGGCGAAACGGCGGAACTCAAGGGTATTGTTAACTATTCGCAGCGCTTCCGCATTCCGCTGATCGCAATTACTGCGGGCGAGGAATCAGCCCTTGGACGTGCGGCCAATGTCGTGCTGTTGCTGCCAAAGGCGCTAGAAGCCTGCCCGCACGGACTTGCTCCGACCACGTCGACAATGATGCAGTTGGCCATTGGGGATGCGCTTGCAATTGCTCTTCTCGAAGCACGCGGTTTCAGCCCAACAGATTTTAAAACCTTCCATCCGGGAGGCTCACTCGGTGCGAGCCTCGTTCATGTGCGCGAAATCATGCATAAGGGTGACCGTCTGCCGCTGGTCACTGTTGGCACAAAGATGCCGGAAGCCATGAAGGTACAGGCGCAGAAGAGTTTCGGTTGCGTCATCGTTGTCGATCAGGATGGGCTGCTGGCAGGCTTTATTTCAGATGGCGATATTTCACGAAATCTGAGCCGCAATCTTTCAGAACTGACTGTTGATGACATCATGACACGTAAGCCGAGGACGATTGATAAGAATTTGCTGACAAGCGCAGCGCTAAGTCTCATCAATGAAAAGCATATCGGCGCATTGATCGTTGTTGAAGACAATCGACCAATTGGCCTCGTACACTTCCATGATCTGCTCCGTATCGGGGTAGCATGA